The Pseudomonas sp. FP2309 genomic sequence GGCGGCCTTGGGGGATTCAATCGCAAACACCGGCTGCGCGGCGGTATCGCTGGCTGCCAGCACAGGTGTCGACAACACAGCCCCCGCCAGCAACGAGAGCGCTGTGGCCAGCAACGCAACCCGGCGTGCGGCGCGTGGGCGGCAAACAACCCAACCCATGACAGGCTCACTCATAGACCTTCTCCCATTTATTATTTTTTGTTAGGTCGTCTCGCCTTCCCGGGCTCTGAAACCTGCAATCTAGAGCGCCTGGAGGAAGCAGGGGCCATCCTATCGGGCTTTCGAATCGTCTGACAATCGGCGCTACGTTATCTTTTGTTAACTGGCGGCGTTTGGCCATGTGGTGAATATAGCCGTATTCGCCAGGCTGATTGCCGGGCGCGCAATGAATTTTTATTCCATCTATTGAGTTTAGAGAATTTTTATTCCATTAATAGGCACCTTAAAAACAATAATCCAAAGGACCACGGCTATGCGTGAACTCGGAATCGGTTTGATCGGCACAGGCTTCATGGGCCGCGCCCACGCCCTGGCCTTCAACAATGCACGGGCGGTTTTCGAACTGCCGGTACACCTCAAGCTGGCCGCCCTGGCCGATGCCGATACCGAGCGGGCCAAACGCTGCGCCGCGGCCTGGGGCTTTGCCGCAGCCCATGGTGACTGGCAAGCATTGGTCGACGACCCGAAGGTCGATGTGGTGGCCATCACGACGCCCAATCACTTGCACTACCCCATGGCCATGGCCGCGATCGCGGCGGGGAAAGCGGTGTATTGCGAAAAACCCCTGGCGGTCAGTCTGGAACAGGCCGACGCCATGCGCCGCGCCGCCAGCGCTGCCGGCGTGGTCACCCGGGTGGGCTACAACTACCAGCACAACCCCATGATCACCCTGGCGCGGCAAATGATTGCAGGCGGCGAACTCGGTGAAATCATCAGTTTCCAGGGTGAATTCAGCGAGGATTTTATGGCTGACCCAACGTCGCCGTGGTCATGGCGCTGTGAAGTGGCCCACGCTGGTGGCGCATTGGCGGACCTGGGCAGCCACCTGCTGTCGATGGCGCGTTATCTGGTGGGGGATGTGATCAGCGTGTGCGCCGATACCCAGACCGTACATGCCCAGCGCCCTGCCGTTAAAGGCGGCAACGACGTCAAAACCATCGCGGTGGATGACCAGGTGCATGCACTGCTGCGTTTCGCCAACGGCGCGCGCGGCACGGTCAGCAGCAGTTGGCTCAAGCACGGCTACAAGAACCACCTGGGTTTCGAGATCAGTGGGACAAAAGGCACCCTGGCCTTCGATCAGGAGCGTTTAAACGAACTGCGCCTGTGCCGTGTCGGCCAAGACGGCTTCCAGCGGCTGCTGGCCGGCCCCGCCCTGCCCGGCTACGCCGCGTTCAGCCCGGCGGCGGGCCATCAGTTGGGTTACAACGAGTTGAAAACACTGGAGGTGCAGGAATTGATCATGGCCGTGGCGGGCAGAGGTGCCGATGGCACTGACTTTGACGGCGCATGGGCAGTGGAGCGGCTGGCGACAGCGATTCGCGTGGCCGCCCGTGAAGAGCGCTGGGTGAAAATCGAAGAAGTATGAGCTAACACGCCAAACCCTGTTGTTTCACATCAGCGCAAGGCCCGGCGCAGCACTTTACCCACCGTCGTTTTAGGCAGTTCGGTGCTGCGAAACTCCACATACCTGGGCACTTTGTAGCCCGTCAGGTACTCGCGGCAATGGGCGAGGATCTGCTCCTGGGTCAGGCTCGGGTCTTTGCGCACGACGATGATCTTGACCCTCTCGCCGGTCACGCCATCCTCCACCCCAATCGCCGCCACCTCGGCCACGCCTGGGTGCAGCGCCACCACGTCTTCGATTTCATTGGGGTACACGTTGAAGCCCGACACCAGAATCATGTCTTTCTTGCGGTCGACCAGGCGGATGTACCCGCGCTCGTCCATCACACCGATATCCCCGGTGGACAACCAGCCCTCGGCATCCAGCACTTCGGCGGTGGCCTGCGGGCGTTTCCAGTAGCCCTGCATCACCTGCGGCCCGCGTACTTGCAGTTCGCCTGGCTCACCGATGTCAGCCAATCCACCGTCCTCGCGCACAAACCGCACCCAGGTCGAGGGCAGTGGCACGCCGATGCTGCCGGTGAAGTCCATCTCACGCATGCGGGCGATATCGATGGGGCTGATGCTCACCACCGGCGAGCACTCGGTGAGGCCGTAGCCTTCGATGATCGGAAGCCCGGTCACCTCCTTCCAACGCTTGGCCACGGCAGTGTGGGTGGCCATGCCGCCGGCGATGACCATGCGCAGGTCCGAGAAGTCTCGTGCGCAGAAGTCCTTATTTTCCAGCAGCCCGTTGAACAGGGTGTTGACCCCGGCAATGCCGTTGAAGCGCTCCTTGCGCAGGATCATCTGCACCCGTTTCACGTCCCGTGGGTTGGCGATGAGGATGTTGCGCCCGCCCAGGCACATGAACATCAGGCAGTT encodes the following:
- a CDS encoding Gfo/Idh/MocA family protein — translated: MRELGIGLIGTGFMGRAHALAFNNARAVFELPVHLKLAALADADTERAKRCAAAWGFAAAHGDWQALVDDPKVDVVAITTPNHLHYPMAMAAIAAGKAVYCEKPLAVSLEQADAMRRAASAAGVVTRVGYNYQHNPMITLARQMIAGGELGEIISFQGEFSEDFMADPTSPWSWRCEVAHAGGALADLGSHLLSMARYLVGDVISVCADTQTVHAQRPAVKGGNDVKTIAVDDQVHALLRFANGARGTVSSSWLKHGYKNHLGFEISGTKGTLAFDQERLNELRLCRVGQDGFQRLLAGPALPGYAAFSPAAGHQLGYNELKTLEVQELIMAVAGRGADGTDFDGAWAVERLATAIRVAAREERWVKIEEV
- a CDS encoding AMP-binding protein, translating into MNAISLEHTERVWLNAYLPGVPADIDAAIEDYPSLREVFVEHLEKFRERVAYVSIGTEMSYADWHVQGIAFAAWLQGQGVQPGDRVALMMPNCLQYPICLLGTILAGAVVVNVNPLYTAHELKHLLKDSGAETVVIFENFAHTLEKAVAGSSVKRVVVAAIGDLLGAFKGAAMNFILRHVQKQVPAFHLPGAVRFNQVLKQGRALNHLPVSMALDDLAFLQYTGGTTGDAKGVMLSHRNIIANLLQAKAWVGDQLDQDKQETNVTLLPLYHIFSLTVNCLMFMCLGGRNILIANPRDVKRVQMILRKERFNGIAGVNTLFNGLLENKDFCARDFSDLRMVIAGGMATHTAVAKRWKEVTGLPIIEGYGLTECSPVVSISPIDIARMREMDFTGSIGVPLPSTWVRFVREDGGLADIGEPGELQVRGPQVMQGYWKRPQATAEVLDAEGWLSTGDIGVMDERGYIRLVDRKKDMILVSGFNVYPNEIEDVVALHPGVAEVAAIGVEDGVTGERVKIIVVRKDPSLTQEQILAHCREYLTGYKVPRYVEFRSTELPKTTVGKVLRRALR